Proteins from a single region of Deltaproteobacteria bacterium:
- a CDS encoding HEPN domain-containing protein yields MNSTDYLEKAKSSYRGARTCLDNAAFDSCVSRCYYAVFQAAIAALIDLTDFRPQGGEWSHKATQAEFNRRLVMRRKVFPGAIGRTPLTLIEWRHRADYSPITTNRQTAKIGVSLAEAFFAAVESRIGKPYDPKSKPT; encoded by the coding sequence ATGAATAGTACAGATTACTTGGAGAAAGCTAAAAGCAGTTATAGAGGAGCCCGAACATGCTTAGACAATGCAGCGTTCGACTCTTGTGTCAGCCGTTGCTATTACGCAGTCTTTCAGGCTGCCATTGCGGCATTGATCGATCTGACTGATTTCCGACCTCAAGGCGGAGAGTGGAGCCATAAGGCAACCCAAGCAGAATTTAACCGGCGTCTCGTGATGCGCCGTAAAGTCTTCCCTGGAGCAATTGGGCGAACCCCCTTGACCCTCATTGAGTGGCGACATCGAGCAGATTATTCTCCGATAACCACAAATCGCCAAACGGCAAAGATCGGAGTTTCGCTAGCCGAGGCTTTTTTTGCTGCAGTAGAGAGTCGGATAGGAAAACCATATGACCCGAAAAGCAAGCCAACTTAG